From Neisseria musculi, the proteins below share one genomic window:
- a CDS encoding RNA methyltransferase → MNNPQPALPHYLGNIRIVLARTGHPANIGAAARAMKTMGLHRLTLVAPQLIATPVTKEPPVFDAADPQSFRLPEESFVLASGAADVLENARITATLSEALADTSLSCALTSRKRELTAPLQTPKELVPGLLQAAAQGQQAALVFGNETFGLSIEEVQSCNRLMTINGNPGYFSLNLAQAVQVVCYELFSQTGAPMVHQAAQPNPATHEQIAGMVAHMQSVMESVGFFNRRNSERLMRRMQSLFMRAGTQTEDIDILRGFLNTVKRNLKD, encoded by the coding sequence ATGAACAATCCCCAACCCGCTCTGCCGCATTATCTCGGCAATATCCGCATCGTGCTCGCCCGCACCGGCCATCCGGCCAATATCGGCGCTGCCGCCCGCGCCATGAAAACCATGGGGCTGCACCGTTTGACGCTGGTGGCACCGCAGCTTATCGCCACGCCGGTAACGAAAGAGCCGCCTGTGTTTGATGCGGCCGATCCGCAGTCGTTCAGGCTGCCTGAAGAAAGTTTTGTGTTGGCTTCGGGTGCGGCAGATGTGCTCGAAAATGCCCGCATCACCGCCACGCTCTCCGAGGCATTGGCCGACACCTCTTTAAGCTGCGCCCTCACCAGCCGCAAACGCGAGCTGACCGCGCCGCTGCAAACCCCGAAAGAGTTGGTTCCCGGGCTGTTGCAGGCCGCCGCGCAGGGACAGCAGGCGGCATTGGTGTTCGGCAATGAAACTTTCGGTTTGAGCATCGAAGAAGTGCAAAGCTGCAACCGCCTGATGACCATCAACGGCAACCCCGGCTATTTCTCGCTCAACCTTGCGCAGGCCGTGCAGGTGGTATGCTACGAGCTGTTCAGCCAAACCGGCGCGCCGATGGTGCATCAGGCGGCGCAACCCAACCCCGCCACCCACGAACAAATCGCCGGCATGGTTGCCCATATGCAAAGCGTGATGGAAAGCGTGGGCTTTTTCAACCGCCGCAACAGCGAGCGCCTGATGCGCCGCATGCAGAGCCTGTTTATGCGGGCAGGCACGCAAACCGAAGACATCGATATCTTGCGCGGGTTTTTAAACACCGTTAAACGCAATTTGAAAGATTGA
- a CDS encoding DUF1853 family protein, with translation MNYSLDALWWRLTDPGVRALASVLTAPVLWHSGAELGVRELLGGKGFRYLLDLDGNPESLRHYLQARCPFGNRLGWYAESLLAFWLETAPHTRLLAQNAVVQNAQGQTAGAADFIALVNGQPCHIELTCKYYGSRSGRPSEMIGLNRHDRLADKAAKLAQQTALLQTEVGQGVLRGLGLQPQQVRAVTVVRGIAFSAAPPAAENAPLNPYGWHGLYIEDWAEYDFSDGLKRYYALPRMDFLAPARIAGNETQGADDIRNLESGLIAELEHRPDGCWHEVKRLMKVQRPGGRSM, from the coding sequence ATGAACTACTCCCTCGACGCCCTGTGGTGGCGTTTGACCGACCCCGGCGTGCGTGCGCTCGCCTCGGTTCTCACCGCGCCCGTACTCTGGCACAGCGGCGCAGAATTGGGCGTGCGCGAACTGTTGGGCGGCAAAGGCTTCCGTTATCTGCTCGATTTGGACGGCAACCCTGAAAGCCTGCGGCACTATCTGCAAGCGCGCTGCCCGTTCGGCAACCGTTTGGGCTGGTATGCCGAAAGCCTGCTGGCGTTTTGGCTGGAAACCGCGCCGCATACCCGCCTGCTGGCGCAAAATGCCGTGGTGCAGAACGCGCAAGGCCAAACCGCAGGCGCGGCCGACTTCATCGCTCTGGTTAACGGGCAGCCGTGCCACATCGAACTAACCTGCAAATACTACGGCAGCCGAAGCGGCAGGCCGTCTGAAATGATAGGTTTGAACCGGCACGACCGTTTGGCCGATAAAGCCGCCAAGCTCGCGCAGCAAACCGCCCTGCTGCAAACCGAAGTAGGGCAGGGCGTGTTGCGCGGTTTGGGGTTGCAACCGCAGCAGGTGCGCGCCGTTACGGTGGTGCGCGGCATCGCATTTTCGGCTGCGCCGCCTGCTGCCGAAAATGCCCCGTTAAATCCCTATGGTTGGCACGGCCTCTATATAGAAGATTGGGCGGAATATGATTTTTCAGACGGCCTCAAACGCTATTATGCGTTGCCGCGTATGGATTTTTTAGCCCCCGCGCGCATCGCCGGAAACGAAACGCAGGGCGCAGACGACATCCGCAACTTGGAAAGCGGCCTGATTGCCGAACTCGAACACCGCCCGGACGGCTGCTGGCACGAAGTCAAACGCTTAATGAAGGTGCAGCGGCCGGGCGGCCGGAGCATGTAA
- the rpsO gene encoding 30S ribosomal protein S15, translating into MALTVEQKAQIVKDFQRKEGDTGSSEVQVALLTFRINDLTPHFKANPKDHHSRRGLLKMVSQRRRLLTYLRRTRPDTYRTLITRLGLRK; encoded by the coding sequence ATGGCATTGACCGTAGAACAAAAAGCACAAATCGTTAAAGATTTCCAACGCAAAGAAGGCGATACCGGCTCTTCTGAAGTGCAGGTTGCCCTGCTGACTTTCCGCATCAACGACCTGACCCCCCACTTCAAAGCCAATCCCAAAGACCACCACAGCCGCCGCGGCCTGTTGAAAATGGTGAGCCAGCGCCGCCGCTTGCTGACCTATCTGCGCCGCACCCGGCCCGACACCTACCGCACCCTGATTACCCGTTTGGGCCTGCGCAAATAA
- a CDS encoding LysR family transcriptional regulator, translated as MDTLFSLKVFRQVVQSGSFTRAAVQLGISTAMASKHVSHLENTIQAKLLHRNSRNLHLTEAGEEYFRQCSYALETLETAARKAANGTDKPQGVLRITMPRWFANPRFSGWLAEYSARYPDVSLYLDLSNRHVDLIAEGYDLALRVSDTPNPSLIVKPLADIEFLLLASPDYLRRNGVPKTPEELGSHPAVLASYVDMSGIEIRHNGSGKCTKLALNPVAHSNSTLMTGSLIRAGVGIGYQPAWCVDEDLASGRLVQLLPDYHIFTTKLYAAYIDRTFLSAKVRSFIDFLSEKTAV; from the coding sequence ATGGACACCCTATTCAGCCTCAAAGTATTCCGCCAAGTAGTGCAAAGCGGCAGCTTCACCCGCGCCGCCGTGCAGCTCGGCATTTCCACCGCCATGGCCAGCAAGCATGTGAGCCATCTCGAAAACACCATTCAAGCCAAGCTCCTGCACCGCAACAGCCGCAACCTGCACTTAACCGAAGCGGGCGAAGAATATTTCCGCCAATGCAGCTATGCGCTTGAAACGCTGGAAACCGCCGCCCGCAAAGCTGCCAACGGCACCGACAAACCGCAGGGCGTGTTGCGCATCACCATGCCCAGGTGGTTTGCCAACCCGCGTTTCAGCGGCTGGCTGGCCGAATATTCCGCACGTTACCCCGATGTGTCGCTCTATCTCGATTTGAGCAACCGACACGTTGATCTGATTGCCGAAGGTTACGACCTGGCCTTGCGCGTATCCGACACACCCAACCCTTCGCTGATTGTGAAGCCGCTGGCCGATATCGAATTTCTGCTGCTCGCCTCGCCGGATTATCTGCGCCGCAACGGCGTGCCGAAAACCCCCGAAGAGCTTGGCAGCCATCCGGCAGTGCTGGCTTCTTATGTGGATATGAGCGGCATCGAAATACGCCACAACGGCAGCGGAAAGTGCACCAAACTGGCCTTAAACCCTGTTGCCCACTCCAACAGCACGCTGATGACGGGCAGCCTGATCCGTGCAGGGGTGGGCATCGGCTACCAGCCCGCATGGTGTGTGGACGAAGATTTGGCTTCGGGCAGGCTGGTGCAGCTGCTGCCGGATTACCATATTTTCACCACCAAACTCTATGCAGCCTATATAGACCGCACGTTTTTAAGCGCGAAAGTACGCAGCTTTATCGATTTTTTAAGCGAGAAAACCGCCGTTTGA
- a CDS encoding DoxX family protein → MGVLSRFQPVLLSVLRITAAYMFMLHGTAKLFGLSYVAQLDGLPLMSLPGIAGIFETFGGLLLLLGLFVRPVAFILSGLMAAAYFIAHAPAAPLLPLINQGEPAALYSFVFLYLAAAGGGAWALDNKFKKAK, encoded by the coding sequence ATGGGCGTTTTATCGCGTTTCCAACCTGTTTTGCTTTCTGTTTTGCGCATTACCGCAGCCTATATGTTTATGCTGCACGGCACGGCCAAGCTCTTCGGGTTGTCTTATGTGGCGCAACTTGATGGTTTGCCGTTAATGTCCCTGCCCGGTATTGCGGGTATTTTCGAAACATTCGGCGGGCTGCTTTTGCTGCTCGGTTTGTTTGTCCGCCCCGTTGCCTTTATACTTTCCGGCTTGATGGCAGCGGCTTATTTTATTGCACACGCTCCCGCCGCCCCGCTGCTGCCGTTGATTAACCAGGGCGAGCCGGCAGCGCTATACAGCTTTGTTTTCCTCTATTTGGCAGCTGCGGGCGGCGGTGCATGGGCTTTAGACAACAAGTTCAAAAAAGCAAAATAA
- a CDS encoding nitroreductase family protein, producing the protein MAYQNIQQTAQTRRSVYALNKTLPLPAAEVAGIVEHAVLHTPSSFNSQSTRVVVLLGAEHEKLWQFAEDALRAIVPADKFAPTRQKLDMFKAAAGSVLFFEDQEVVKGLQAQFPAYADNFPVWAEHANAMHQYAVWTTLAAAGIGANLQHYNPLIDAAVAKEWALPASWTLRAQMVFGGIAAPAGEKTFAPLEGRFKVFGA; encoded by the coding sequence ATGGCTTACCAAAATATTCAACAAACGGCGCAAACCCGCCGTTCGGTTTATGCGTTAAACAAAACCCTGCCGCTGCCGGCAGCGGAAGTGGCGGGCATCGTTGAGCACGCCGTGCTGCACACGCCGTCTTCGTTCAATTCGCAATCAACCCGCGTGGTGGTGCTGTTGGGTGCCGAGCATGAAAAATTGTGGCAGTTTGCCGAAGATGCATTGCGCGCCATCGTTCCCGCCGACAAATTCGCTCCGACCAGGCAAAAGCTCGATATGTTTAAAGCCGCCGCAGGTTCGGTGTTGTTTTTTGAAGATCAAGAAGTAGTGAAAGGTTTGCAGGCGCAGTTTCCCGCCTATGCCGACAACTTCCCCGTGTGGGCCGAGCATGCAAATGCTATGCACCAATACGCCGTATGGACCACGCTGGCAGCCGCAGGCATCGGTGCCAACCTGCAACACTACAATCCGCTGATTGACGCGGCCGTGGCCAAAGAGTGGGCGCTTCCCGCTTCGTGGACGCTGCGCGCGCAAATGGTATTCGGCGGCATCGCAGCCCCCGCAGGCGAAAAAACGTTTGCCCCGCTGGAAGGCCGCTTCAAAGTGTTCGGCGCATAA
- the ppk1 gene encoding polyphosphate kinase 1, which produces MSETNRLLCRELSLLAFNSRVLAQAQDTRVPLLERLRFLCIVSSNLDEFFEVRMAYLKREHKQRPNLVLDSGKTPAETIAAAREEARALIREQYALFNEELQPALSEEGIHFYRRRNWTLEQRAWIQNYFDRELLQILTPIGLDPSHPFPRPLNKSLNFAVELVGNDAFGRASGMAIVQAPRILPRVIKLPPEICNGDHGFVFLSSILHEYVGKLFPGMEVKGCHQFRLTRDSDLTVDEEDLKNLRTAIQSELHDREYGDGVRLEVAETCPAHIYEFLLGHFKLDINELYQVKGPVNLVRLMAVPDMVERPDLKFPPRTAGLPKSLSKGKSVIDAAAAAPVLLHHPYQSFEPVVRFIQEAAADPDVVAIKMTIYRTGSNSELVKALLRATQAGKIVTVVVELMARFDEANNVNWAQQLENAGAHVVYGVFGYKVHAKMALVIRRENGVLKRYAHLGTGNYHQGTSRIYTDFGLITADGDITADVNTLFLEITGLGQPGRLNTLYQSPFTLHTMLIENIEREMRHAQEGRPAWVIAKMNSLIEPGIIEALYAASAAGVQIDLIVRGMCALRPEVPGLSDNIRVRSIIGRQLEHSRVYYFYNDGEENTYISSADWMGRNFFRRIETCTPIEDAALKARVIREGLTLALQDNRQAWLMRPDGSYVRAEPAAGGEEMNLQEQLWAQYGA; this is translated from the coding sequence ATGTCTGAAACCAACCGATTACTCTGCCGCGAACTCAGCCTGTTGGCTTTCAACAGCCGCGTGTTGGCACAGGCGCAGGATACGCGCGTGCCGCTTTTGGAGCGTTTGCGCTTTTTGTGTATCGTATCGTCCAATCTCGATGAATTTTTCGAAGTGCGCATGGCCTATCTCAAACGCGAGCACAAGCAGCGCCCCAACTTGGTTCTCGACAGCGGCAAAACGCCTGCCGAAACCATTGCCGCCGCCCGCGAAGAAGCCCGTGCGCTGATACGCGAGCAATACGCCCTGTTTAACGAAGAATTGCAGCCGGCCTTAAGCGAAGAAGGCATACATTTCTACCGCCGCCGCAACTGGACACTAGAGCAGCGCGCCTGGATTCAAAACTATTTCGACCGCGAGCTGCTGCAAATCCTCACCCCCATCGGGCTTGACCCTTCGCACCCGTTTCCGCGCCCGCTCAACAAATCGCTCAATTTCGCCGTTGAGTTGGTGGGCAACGATGCATTCGGCCGTGCCTCGGGCATGGCGATTGTGCAGGCACCGCGCATTTTGCCGAGAGTAATCAAACTGCCGCCCGAAATCTGCAACGGCGACCACGGCTTTGTGTTTTTATCATCGATTCTGCACGAATATGTCGGCAAGCTTTTTCCCGGCATGGAAGTCAAAGGCTGCCACCAGTTCCGCCTCACCCGCGACAGTGACCTGACCGTTGATGAGGAAGACCTGAAAAACCTGCGCACCGCCATCCAAAGCGAACTGCACGACAGGGAATACGGCGACGGTGTGCGCCTTGAAGTGGCCGAAACCTGCCCTGCCCACATCTATGAATTTCTACTCGGCCATTTCAAGCTCGACATTAACGAGCTCTACCAAGTGAAAGGCCCCGTCAATCTCGTGCGCCTGATGGCTGTGCCCGATATGGTCGAACGGCCTGATTTAAAGTTCCCTCCCCGCACGGCGGGGCTGCCCAAAAGCCTGAGCAAGGGCAAGTCGGTGATTGATGCCGCCGCTGCTGCCCCCGTGCTGCTGCACCACCCCTACCAATCGTTTGAGCCGGTGGTGCGTTTTATCCAGGAAGCCGCCGCCGACCCCGATGTTGTCGCCATCAAAATGACGATTTACCGCACCGGCAGCAATTCCGAGCTGGTAAAAGCCCTGCTGCGTGCCACTCAGGCGGGGAAAATCGTAACTGTGGTGGTGGAGTTGATGGCGCGGTTTGACGAAGCCAACAACGTCAATTGGGCGCAGCAGCTTGAAAATGCCGGCGCACATGTGGTGTACGGCGTGTTCGGCTATAAGGTGCATGCCAAAATGGCATTGGTTATCCGGCGTGAAAACGGTGTGCTCAAACGCTATGCCCACTTGGGCACGGGCAACTACCATCAAGGCACTTCGCGCATCTATACCGATTTCGGGCTGATTACCGCCGATGGCGACATCACCGCCGATGTGAATACATTATTCTTGGAAATCACAGGCTTGGGGCAGCCCGGCCGTCTGAACACACTCTATCAGAGCCCGTTTACGCTGCACACTATGCTGATAGAAAACATAGAGCGCGAAATGCGCCACGCCCAAGAGGGCCGCCCCGCATGGGTTATCGCCAAGATGAATTCACTAATCGAGCCCGGCATCATCGAAGCGCTCTACGCTGCCAGCGCCGCAGGGGTGCAGATTGATTTGATTGTGCGCGGCATGTGCGCGCTGCGCCCCGAAGTGCCCGGCCTGTCGGACAATATCCGCGTGCGCTCCATCATCGGCCGCCAGCTCGAGCATTCGCGCGTATATTATTTTTATAACGATGGCGAAGAAAACACCTATATTTCCAGCGCCGACTGGATGGGGCGCAACTTCTTCCGCCGCATCGAAACCTGCACCCCCATCGAAGATGCCGCCCTCAAAGCCCGCGTGATACGCGAAGGCCTCACCCTCGCCCTGCAGGACAACCGGCAGGCGTGGCTGATGCGGCCGGACGGCAGCTATGTGCGCGCCGAACCTGCCGCCGGCGGAGAAGAGATGAACCTGCAAGAGCAACTGTGGGCGCAATACGGTGCTTAG
- a CDS encoding protein-L-isoaspartate O-methyltransferase family protein has protein sequence MNFEQARFNMVEQQIRPWDVLDFDVLDALAEVPRERFVSEAQQAYAYADTALPLPNGGSMLEPKTVARLIQGLALKAGERVLEVGTGSGYATALLHKLGGSVVTVDIDAEQQQRAKNVLDGLGFDNVVYQTGDGLAGVSESAPFDAVYIGGAVPAVPEALKNQLKNGGRMVVVAGGKPVQRALLITRNGEAFTERTLFDTYIPYLNAPAAGKFQF, from the coding sequence ATGAATTTTGAACAAGCGCGTTTCAATATGGTAGAACAACAAATCCGCCCCTGGGATGTGTTGGATTTTGATGTTTTAGACGCATTGGCCGAAGTGCCGCGCGAGCGTTTTGTCAGCGAAGCACAGCAGGCTTATGCCTATGCCGATACCGCGCTGCCGCTGCCCAACGGCGGCAGTATGCTCGAGCCGAAAACCGTTGCCCGTTTGATTCAGGGGCTGGCGCTGAAAGCCGGAGAGCGCGTGTTGGAAGTCGGCACCGGCTCGGGTTACGCCACCGCGCTGCTGCATAAACTGGGCGGCAGCGTTGTTACGGTAGATATCGATGCCGAGCAACAGCAGCGCGCCAAAAACGTGCTGGACGGCCTCGGTTTCGACAACGTGGTTTATCAAACAGGCGACGGCCTGGCGGGTGTTTCCGAAAGTGCACCGTTTGATGCCGTGTATATCGGCGGTGCCGTGCCTGCTGTGCCCGAAGCCTTGAAAAACCAGCTCAAAAACGGCGGCCGCATGGTGGTGGTGGCGGGCGGCAAGCCCGTCCAGCGCGCTTTGCTGATTACCCGAAACGGCGAAGCCTTTACCGAGCGCACGCTGTTCGATACCTATATCCCTTATCTGAACGCTCCTGCCGCCGGCAAGTTTCAGTTTTAA
- a CDS encoding rhodanese-like domain-containing protein, with protein MMIPQITPEQLQQWLAEGKVLTLLDVRTDEEVALCALPGHTHIPMNLIPLRHNELPDEGPIVVYCHHGVRSLHTAMYLADAGFDELYNLQGGIDAWSLRVDSTLPRY; from the coding sequence ATCATGATTCCACAAATCACTCCCGAACAATTGCAGCAATGGCTGGCCGAAGGCAAAGTGCTGACCCTGCTGGATGTGCGTACCGATGAAGAAGTTGCGCTCTGCGCGCTGCCCGGCCATACACACATTCCCATGAACCTGATTCCGCTGCGCCATAACGAGCTGCCCGATGAAGGCCCGATTGTGGTGTATTGCCACCACGGCGTGCGCAGTCTGCACACAGCCATGTATCTGGCCGATGCGGGTTTTGACGAACTGTATAACCTGCAAGGCGGCATTGATGCCTGGTCGCTGCGGGTAGATTCGACCCTGCCGAGATATTGA
- the greB gene encoding transcription elongation factor GreB — MSGAPPNYITPAGWQALKDELYSLVHKERPEIVQIVNWAAGNGDRSENGDYLYGKRRMREIDRRIRFLTKRLEAAQVIDPETREATDQIFFGATVELLRGNGSGQVVKIVGIDEIDAAQNKISWVSPLARCLIKAREGDEVVLHGPEGREVIEVLSVAYVKID, encoded by the coding sequence ATGAGCGGAGCCCCTCCCAACTACATCACCCCCGCAGGCTGGCAGGCTTTGAAAGACGAACTCTACAGCCTGGTTCACAAAGAGCGCCCCGAAATCGTTCAGATTGTAAACTGGGCGGCGGGCAACGGCGACCGCAGCGAAAACGGCGATTACCTTTACGGCAAACGCCGTATGCGCGAAATCGACCGCCGTATCCGTTTTCTAACCAAACGCCTGGAAGCGGCGCAGGTGATCGACCCTGAAACCCGCGAGGCCACCGACCAAATATTTTTCGGCGCCACGGTAGAATTGTTGCGGGGCAATGGCAGCGGGCAGGTGGTAAAAATTGTCGGCATCGATGAAATAGATGCCGCCCAAAACAAAATTTCATGGGTGTCGCCGCTGGCGCGCTGCCTGATTAAAGCACGCGAAGGCGACGAAGTGGTGTTGCACGGCCCCGAAGGCAGGGAGGTAATCGAGGTTTTGTCGGTGGCCTATGTGAAAATCGACTGA
- the ettA gene encoding energy-dependent translational throttle protein EttA: MSQYVYSMLRVSKVVPPQKTIIKDISLSFFPGAKIGLLGLNGAGKSTVLRIMAGVDKEFEGEAVPMGGIKIGYLPQEPELDPEKTVREEVESGLGEVAAAQKRLEEVYAAYADPDADFDALAEEQGRLEAIIAAGSSSGGGAEHELEIAADALRLPEWDTKIGVLSGGEKRRVALCKLLLSKPDMLLLDEPTNHLDAESVEWLEQFLVRFPGTVVAVTHDRYFLDNAAEWILELDRGHGIPWKGNYSSWLEQKEQRLAHEAKSEAARIKAMKQELEWVRQNAKGRQAKSKARLARFEEMSNYEYQKRNETQEIFIPVAERLGNEVIEFSNVSKSFGDKLLIDGLSFKVPPGAIVGIIGPNGAGKSTLFKMISGKEQPDSGEVKIGQTVKMSLIDQSRDGLQNDKTVFDNIAEGRDILQVGQFEIPARAYLGRFNFKGSDQSKTAGNLSGGERGRLHLAKTLLSGGNVLLLDEPSNDLDVETLRALEDALLEFAGSVMVISHDRWFLDRIATHILACEGDSKWVFFDGNYQEYEADKKRRLGEEGVKPKRIRYKPVTR, translated from the coding sequence ATGAGCCAATATGTTTATTCCATGCTGCGCGTGAGCAAGGTTGTTCCGCCGCAGAAAACCATCATCAAAGATATTTCGCTGTCGTTTTTTCCCGGTGCCAAAATCGGCCTGCTGGGCTTGAACGGCGCGGGCAAGTCCACCGTGTTGCGCATTATGGCCGGCGTGGACAAAGAATTTGAAGGCGAGGCCGTGCCGATGGGCGGCATCAAAATCGGCTATTTGCCGCAAGAGCCTGAATTAGACCCCGAAAAAACCGTGCGCGAAGAAGTGGAAAGCGGCTTGGGCGAGGTGGCGGCGGCGCAGAAACGTTTGGAAGAAGTGTATGCCGCCTATGCCGACCCTGATGCCGATTTCGATGCGCTGGCCGAAGAGCAGGGGCGTTTGGAAGCAATTATCGCGGCCGGCTCTTCCAGCGGCGGCGGTGCGGAACACGAGCTGGAAATCGCCGCCGATGCGCTGCGCCTGCCTGAATGGGATACCAAAATCGGCGTGCTCTCCGGCGGCGAAAAACGCCGCGTGGCCTTGTGCAAACTGTTGTTGAGCAAACCCGATATGCTGCTGTTGGACGAGCCGACCAACCATTTGGACGCGGAATCGGTGGAATGGCTGGAGCAGTTTTTGGTGCGCTTCCCCGGCACGGTGGTGGCCGTTACCCACGACCGCTATTTTTTAGACAACGCCGCCGAATGGATTTTGGAGCTCGACCGCGGCCACGGCATCCCGTGGAAAGGCAATTATTCTTCTTGGCTGGAGCAGAAAGAGCAGCGTTTGGCACATGAGGCCAAATCTGAAGCTGCCCGCATCAAAGCCATGAAGCAGGAGCTGGAATGGGTGCGCCAAAATGCCAAAGGCCGTCAGGCCAAATCAAAAGCGCGGCTGGCGCGTTTTGAAGAAATGAGCAATTACGAATACCAAAAGCGCAACGAAACGCAGGAAATCTTTATCCCCGTGGCCGAGCGTTTGGGCAATGAAGTGATTGAATTTTCGAATGTTTCCAAATCGTTCGGCGACAAACTGCTGATTGACGGTTTGAGTTTCAAAGTGCCGCCCGGCGCGATTGTCGGCATCATCGGCCCCAACGGCGCGGGAAAATCCACCTTGTTTAAGATGATTTCGGGCAAAGAGCAGCCCGATTCCGGTGAAGTGAAAATCGGCCAAACCGTGAAAATGAGCCTGATTGATCAAAGCCGCGACGGTTTGCAAAACGACAAAACCGTGTTCGACAACATCGCCGAAGGCCGCGATATTCTGCAGGTGGGCCAGTTTGAAATTCCCGCGCGCGCCTATCTCGGCCGTTTCAACTTCAAAGGCAGCGACCAGAGCAAAACCGCCGGCAATTTATCCGGCGGCGAGCGCGGCCGTCTGCACCTGGCCAAAACCCTGCTCTCCGGCGGCAACGTGCTGCTGCTGGATGAGCCTTCCAACGATTTGGATGTGGAAACCCTGCGCGCGCTGGAAGATGCTTTGTTGGAATTTGCCGGCAGCGTGATGGTGATTTCGCACGACCGCTGGTTTCTCGACCGCATCGCCACCCATATTCTGGCCTGCGAGGGCGACAGCAAATGGGTGTTTTTCGATGGAAACTATCAGGAATACGAAGCCGATAAAAAACGCCGCCTGGGTGAAGAGGGCGTGAAACCGAAACGGATACGCTACAAACCGGTAACGCGTTAA
- a CDS encoding aldo/keto reductase has product MAGKIRAIGVSNFHPDRVMDLMVHNRIAPAVNQIEMHPFYRRENERAFHAEHGILTQSWASFTEGCNDIFKHPVLSAIAAKHGKSVVQVILRWLNRRGVAVIPKSATPERVADFRFRAERAG; this is encoded by the coding sequence ATGGCGGGCAAAATCCGCGCCATCGGCGTTTCCAATTTCCACCCCGACCGTGTGATGGATTTGATGGTGCACAACCGCATCGCCCCCGCTGTCAATCAGATTGAGATGCACCCTTTCTACCGGCGCGAAAACGAGCGGGCGTTTCATGCCGAACACGGCATCCTCACCCAATCGTGGGCTTCGTTTACCGAGGGGTGCAACGATATTTTCAAGCATCCCGTGCTGTCGGCCATTGCCGCCAAGCACGGCAAAAGCGTGGTGCAGGTGATTCTGCGCTGGCTCAACCGGCGCGGCGTGGCGGTGATTCCCAAATCGGCCACCCCCGAGCGCGTGGCAGATTTTCGATTTCGAGCTGAACGGGCAGGATAG